The proteins below come from a single Anderseniella sp. Alg231-50 genomic window:
- a CDS encoding 2'-deoxycytidine 5'-triphosphate deaminase produces the protein MTTQAANGIVPAHIIRQMVETGHIIAESVLDVDQVQPASLDLRLGEVAWRVRASFMPGPRNTVADRLDQLSLHKVDLTDGAVLEVGCVYIVPLLESLALDPAMSAAANPKSSTGRLDIFTRVIADNAAEFDTVPAGYEGPLYAEISPRTFPILARTGSRLSQIRFRAGTVSPSDDLIHELHNQKPLVTSGEVSIDNGIALSVDLSSFGDNQPVGFRAKRHSGLVDVDRKAGLKVLDYWDPIWQRGSLILDPDQFYILASKEAVRVPPTHAAEMVPFNPLVGEFRVHYAGFFDPGFGDVSGDGEGSRAVLEVRSHEVPFILEDGQIIGRLVYEPLSEPPETVYGQGIGSNYQKQGLKLSKHFKAFEG, from the coding sequence ATGACCACTCAAGCTGCAAATGGCATTGTACCGGCCCATATTATCCGCCAGATGGTCGAAACGGGCCACATTATTGCCGAAAGCGTCCTGGATGTGGATCAGGTACAGCCTGCCAGCCTGGATTTGCGGTTGGGAGAGGTAGCCTGGCGGGTACGTGCGTCGTTCATGCCCGGCCCGCGCAACACTGTTGCCGACCGGCTGGATCAGCTTTCCCTGCACAAGGTTGACCTGACAGACGGTGCAGTACTGGAAGTTGGTTGCGTGTATATCGTGCCGCTACTGGAGTCGCTGGCGCTGGACCCCGCCATGTCGGCAGCCGCCAATCCCAAGAGCTCAACCGGCAGGCTGGATATCTTCACCCGCGTCATCGCCGACAACGCGGCCGAGTTTGACACAGTGCCTGCCGGATACGAGGGCCCGCTTTACGCTGAGATATCCCCGCGCACGTTTCCGATCCTGGCACGGACCGGTTCGCGCCTGTCGCAAATCCGCTTTCGCGCCGGCACCGTGTCGCCCAGTGACGATCTGATCCACGAACTGCACAATCAGAAACCGCTGGTCACTTCAGGAGAAGTCTCCATAGACAATGGCATAGCCCTGAGCGTCGACCTGTCGAGTTTCGGTGACAATCAGCCGGTCGGGTTCCGCGCCAAGCGCCATTCCGGCCTGGTAGATGTGGACCGCAAGGCAGGTCTTAAAGTCCTCGACTACTGGGACCCGATCTGGCAGCGCGGCTCCCTGATCCTGGATCCGGACCAGTTTTACATTCTGGCGTCGAAGGAAGCGGTTCGGGTGCCGCCGACACATGCCGCGGAGATGGTTCCGTTCAACCCGCTGGTCGGCGAATTTCGCGTGCACTATGCCGGCTTTTTTGATCCCGGTTTTGGTGACGTGTCGGGCGACGGTGAAGGCTCGCGCGCCGTGCTGGAAGTCCGCAGCCACGAAGTGCCGTTCATCCTCGAAGACGGCCAGATCATCGGCCGCCTCGTCTACGAACCCCTGAGCGAGCCGCCGGAAACCGTGTACGGCCAGGGCATCGGTTCGAACTACCAGAAGCAGGGTTTGAAGCTGTCGAAGCATTTCAAGGCGTTTGAGGGCTGA
- the apaG gene encoding Co2+/Mg2+ efflux protein ApaG, which produces MYQAVTHDIEVSVLPQYLDDRSAPDENYYVWAYTVSIENKGDKTVTLRTRHWEIIDANGQRQDVDGEGVIGKQPTLGPGERFEYTSGCPLATPSGFMAGFYTMEGANGEMLQVEVPAFSLDSPDAQLTIN; this is translated from the coding sequence ATGTATCAGGCAGTTACACACGACATAGAAGTATCGGTCCTGCCGCAGTACCTGGACGACCGCTCCGCGCCTGATGAAAACTACTATGTCTGGGCCTATACGGTGTCGATTGAAAACAAGGGCGACAAAACCGTCACCCTGCGCACCCGACACTGGGAAATCATCGATGCCAACGGCCAGCGCCAGGATGTTGACGGAGAAGGCGTCATCGGCAAGCAACCGACGCTCGGCCCCGGCGAGCGGTTTGAGTATACCTCCGGCTGCCCGCTGGCCACGCCGAGCGGCTTCATGGCCGGTTTCTACACAATGGAAGGCGCCAACGGGGAAATGCTGCAGGTCGAAGTCCCGGCGTTTTCGCTGGACTCGCCAGATGCTCAACTTACCATCAACTGA
- the argE gene encoding acetylornithine deacetylase, whose product MSIQHTMSSAEMLGHLISFDTTSCNSNFPLIEFAEAFLREQGIEAVRADYAPGKTNLVASIGPAVDGGVVLSGHTDTVPVTGQTWATDPFSMTDVGGNLFGRGTCDMKGFLACCLAAVPQLKARNLKRPVHLVFSCDEEVSCEGVIPAVRRFGHDMPTPSICIVGEPTMMDVMTGQKACQAFVTTITGVEAHSSKPALGWSALNEANLLITEINAIAQEMRDKDNANCPFDPAFTTVHVGAVHSGTTVNIVPNLATISWEARLLPDQDTSEIRDRVARFVQGRNEVIRATYPDAGIETDNYVNVPGLEPEPDGEAKSLAMRLTGTNHTGVVSYGTEAGHFQAAGMSTVICGPGSIDQAHKPDEFVAAGQLVECDRFLDRLGDDLSGS is encoded by the coding sequence TTGAGTATCCAGCACACCATGTCGTCAGCAGAAATGCTGGGACACCTGATCAGTTTTGACACCACGTCGTGCAACTCCAATTTTCCGCTGATCGAATTTGCCGAAGCGTTTTTGCGCGAACAGGGCATCGAAGCCGTACGGGCAGACTATGCGCCCGGCAAGACCAATCTTGTCGCCAGCATCGGGCCTGCCGTTGATGGCGGGGTCGTGCTGTCGGGCCACACCGATACTGTGCCTGTAACCGGCCAGACCTGGGCCACCGATCCGTTCAGCATGACCGATGTCGGCGGCAATCTGTTTGGCCGCGGCACCTGTGACATGAAAGGGTTTCTGGCGTGCTGCCTGGCTGCAGTCCCGCAGCTCAAGGCACGCAACCTGAAGCGCCCGGTTCATCTGGTGTTTTCATGCGATGAGGAAGTGAGCTGTGAAGGTGTGATCCCTGCCGTCAGGCGCTTCGGCCACGACATGCCGACACCTTCGATTTGTATTGTCGGAGAGCCGACCATGATGGACGTGATGACGGGCCAGAAGGCATGCCAGGCGTTTGTGACAACCATCACCGGTGTTGAAGCCCACTCCAGCAAACCGGCGCTGGGCTGGAGCGCGCTGAATGAAGCCAACCTGCTGATCACCGAGATCAATGCCATTGCGCAGGAAATGCGCGACAAGGACAACGCGAACTGCCCGTTCGACCCGGCCTTCACAACCGTGCACGTGGGTGCCGTGCACTCCGGCACGACAGTGAACATCGTTCCCAACCTGGCTACGATCTCGTGGGAGGCACGGTTGCTGCCGGATCAGGACACCAGTGAAATTCGCGACCGGGTCGCACGGTTCGTGCAAGGCCGCAACGAGGTGATCCGTGCGACATATCCCGATGCCGGGATTGAGACCGACAATTACGTCAATGTACCCGGGCTGGAACCGGAACCGGACGGCGAGGCAAAATCACTTGCCATGCGGCTCACCGGCACAAACCACACCGGGGTGGTGTCGTACGGCACCGAAGCCGGCCACTTCCAGGCGGCAGGCATGTCGACGGTTATCTGCGGGCCGGGATCGATTGACCAGGCCCACAAGCCGGACGAGTTCGTTGCCGCAGGCCAGCTTGTGGAATGTGACAGGTTTCTCGACCGGCTGGGAGATGACCTCAGCGGGTCTTAA
- a CDS encoding zinc-binding dehydrogenase has protein sequence MHAVVLTGHGGLEKLQYRTDAPVPKAMPGEVLIRTAAAGVNNTDINTRIGWYSKAVQEATNSGGAVGFESVNDDDASWSGKPLSFPRIQGADVCGYVVAVGEGVSDDRIGERVVVRNMLRSYVEYRPYECWTIGSECDGGFAQFVVAPARETHCVDCDWTDAELASVPCAYSTAENMLHRAGVGAERVLVSGASGGVGSAAVQLAKRRGSKVIALSSAAKATEVEALGADQVLDRNADLVAELGAGSIDVVIDLVAGEQWPAFLDVLRRGGRYATAGAIAGPIAQIDVRTLYLKDLTLMGCTFQEDEVFANLINYIEAGEIRPVVAKTYPLRNIAQAQEDFLAKNHTGKLVLIPPGIAS, from the coding sequence ATGCACGCGGTTGTGCTAACTGGCCACGGAGGTCTGGAAAAACTACAGTACCGAACCGACGCCCCGGTCCCGAAAGCCATGCCCGGTGAGGTGTTGATCCGGACGGCGGCGGCAGGCGTCAACAATACCGATATCAACACGCGTATTGGCTGGTACTCAAAGGCCGTCCAGGAAGCAACGAATTCCGGCGGGGCTGTGGGTTTTGAAAGTGTCAACGACGACGACGCCAGCTGGTCCGGCAAGCCGCTCAGTTTTCCGCGGATTCAGGGCGCGGATGTCTGTGGCTATGTCGTGGCGGTTGGCGAAGGTGTCAGCGACGACCGTATCGGCGAGCGGGTAGTGGTGCGCAATATGCTGCGATCCTATGTCGAGTATCGTCCATATGAATGCTGGACGATCGGCAGTGAGTGTGACGGCGGCTTCGCCCAGTTTGTTGTGGCACCGGCACGCGAAACTCACTGTGTAGACTGCGATTGGACAGACGCAGAACTTGCTTCGGTTCCTTGCGCGTATTCCACCGCAGAGAACATGTTGCATCGCGCAGGCGTTGGCGCGGAACGGGTTTTGGTATCAGGCGCGTCAGGAGGTGTCGGATCCGCCGCTGTACAACTCGCCAAGCGACGCGGGTCAAAGGTGATTGCGCTTTCATCAGCGGCCAAAGCAACAGAAGTGGAAGCTCTTGGTGCAGATCAGGTTCTCGACCGGAACGCCGATCTGGTGGCAGAACTGGGTGCCGGCTCGATCGATGTGGTGATTGATCTGGTCGCAGGGGAACAATGGCCCGCCTTTCTCGATGTATTGCGACGCGGCGGGCGTTATGCAACCGCTGGCGCCATTGCCGGACCAATCGCTCAGATCGACGTGCGTACGCTTTATCTCAAAGATCTCACACTCATGGGATGCACCTTTCAGGAAGATGAAGTATTTGCCAATTTGATCAACTACATCGAAGCTGGTGAAATTCGTCCCGTTGTTGCCAAAACCTATCCGCTGCGCAACATCGCCCAGGCACAAGAGGACTTCCTGGCTAAGAACCATACCGGGAAACTGGTCCTGATCCCACCGGGGATTGCATCATGA